The sequence below is a genomic window from Mycobacteroides abscessus ATCC 19977.
CGCCATGGTGCACAGGCCGTGGGCGATGATTCCCGGAAGCCCCGCGTCCCTGGCGATCTCCTCGTCGAGATGAATCGGCATCGGGTCGCCTGCCGCCGGCGAATACCGGTATGTCTGATCCGAGTCGACGTGCTGCACAATCTTGGCCAGCGGGGCTTGGCCACGCAGGACCTCGTCGAATTTGTGCCCAGGGCTAAGCTCACCCACCTTCTTGCCGGCATCATGGCCCCGGAAGAAGCACGTCACGTACTGCTCATTGACCAGCTCACCATCCTCGGTACGGCATTCCAGATACACCGCCGCCCGAGTACCCTTCTCCAGCCCCTCATAGCCGATCATCTTGCCGCGCGACACCAGTTTGTCTCCGGGTCGGATGGGACGGTGAAAGTGAAAATCCTGCTCGCCGTGAACTACTCGCGGTATCAGCTCAACCGGTGCGACATCGACCGTCGGCGTGAGCAAGGATTCGAAAACAGGCACGATCGCGAAAACCGGCGGAGCCACATCGCCAGCCAAATGAGCAGGGATTGGATCATTGGTCGCCCGG
It includes:
- a CDS encoding MaoC/PaaZ C-terminal domain-containing protein codes for the protein MPDEELAFDDEGLNVWTDEDRFEVTRERLVEYARATNDPIPAHLAGDVAPPVFAIVPVFESLLTPTVDVAPVELIPRVVHGEQDFHFHRPIRPGDKLVSRGKMIGYEGLEKGTRAAVYLECRTEDGELVNEQYVTCFFRGHDAGKKVGELSPGHKFDEVLRGQAPLAKIVQHVDSDQTYRYSPAAGDPMPIHLDEEIARDAGLPGIIAHGLCTMAFTSWAVLTEVGGSDVNRLKRFAVRFSKMVFPGDDLETRIWQTGRIGYATSYAFETARTGENGEEFAITDGLAVIAD